The DNA sequence GCAGCCTGAGCAGCTTTGACCAACAGCGCGGCGGCAGAGTGCTCGTCATCGTCACAGCAGGCCAGTCCGACAGTAATCTGTTGGTCAGTAAAGGACTCAGTGACAAGCGTCAGAAGCACTCGGGTCAGCTCATCCCGCCGGTGCCGCTCGCAGGTTAGCTGCAGGCAAAATTCCTGGTCGCCGATCTGATAGAGCTCAGCGATACCGTCCAGGCGCCGGTGTAAACATTGCGCCATGGTGTACCGCTTTTGCTGCAAGTCCAGGTTACTGGTCACGCTGACATGGGTTGCGTTCGACACCTGATGAGTACGGATCACCACCATCAACCGCACATGGCTCGCCGGGCTGGGTACGTTCTGTGTATCCAGGAAAAACTGCTGAATATTGGCCAGCCTGGTCACCTGATCGCGATAGCGCATCAACTGGCACTGCTCGATCTGGGCCATGACCAGTTGCGCAAAATCCTCGAGAGCTGCTGCTTCTGCAGGTAACAGTTGTCGCGGAACCCTATCGATAAGACACAGACTACCAAGCGCCTCACCATGCTGATTACAAAGGGGCGCGCCCGCATAAAAACGAATGCCATCAGGCTTGGCGACCAGCGCGGTATCCACAAAACGTGGGTCGAGATGAGCGTCGTTGACCACCATGATCCCAGCATTCTGGATGGTGCAGCGACAGAAAGATTGCTCAATGGGCGTCTGGGTAAGCTCAAATCCCACTCGGCCAGCGAACCATTGCCGGTCTTTTTCAACCAGAGAGACGAGTACGGTCGGCACATTGAAATGAGCGGCAGCCAAGCGGCAAAGTCGGTCGAAGTTTTCGTTGCGAGCGGTCTCCAGCCATTGCAAGGCGTGCACAGCCGCAAGACGCTTTTCCTCGATTTCGGCGGGGCAGGTCATAGCGGGCACCTGTGAGATCGAATTGTTGATAACAATATCATATTGCCACTGTTGCCGGAACGATGCGCAATGAGGGCCGACAACGAAACTAGTGGAGCGAATACTTCGCCCTATGCATCCTAAAAAATAGGATGCCTAAAAATTCGCTCCCACCCCAAAACGCTAATGGTTTGCTAAAGACAATCAATGGGTCGCCTGTCCTGAAAACTGCTCCACTGCCGCTACGACGCTGTTGGCACCCTGCTGGATATCCTTGATCACCTCATCCGCATCGCTTGCCAGCCCCAGAGCCGCAGCAGCCTGATGTCTGCTTTTGTCGATCATGCCCACGGCACCGGACGCCAGGAGCTGATTTTTCTTTACC is a window from the Pseudomonas sp. HR96 genome containing:
- a CDS encoding EAL domain-containing protein, with product MTCPAEIEEKRLAAVHALQWLETARNENFDRLCRLAAAHFNVPTVLVSLVEKDRQWFAGRVGFELTQTPIEQSFCRCTIQNAGIMVVNDAHLDPRFVDTALVAKPDGIRFYAGAPLCNQHGEALGSLCLIDRVPRQLLPAEAAALEDFAQLVMAQIEQCQLMRYRDQVTRLANIQQFFLDTQNVPSPASHVRLMVVIRTHQVSNATHVSVTSNLDLQQKRYTMAQCLHRRLDGIAELYQIGDQEFCLQLTCERHRRDELTRVLLTLVTESFTDQQITVGLACCDDDEHSAAALLVKAAQAAAIAQARHLQWATYDEAEDRAQRRALTLLDELAQSLATGDIYLEYQPRFSLVDGRMLSIEALIRWSHPVMGKVWPSEFIPLIESAGKISTVTRWVIDRALTDLGDWMDKEVRLSINLSPLDFVECDLTRMLQGACAKHGVKPARLEVEITEGEWIRADQGVIEQLDRIRALGIDVAIDDFGAGYSNFAYLHEIPANILKLDKSLVTDLESNPRNRVIARSVLQLANELGYRTVAEGVETFRCMSLVREFGCEEAQGYFLSRPLKLEKLKEQRQNIALTFTATSAV